One Spea bombifrons isolate aSpeBom1 chromosome 1, aSpeBom1.2.pri, whole genome shotgun sequence DNA window includes the following coding sequences:
- the YJEFN3 gene encoding yjeF N-terminal domain-containing protein 3 isoform X1: protein MSNSGFENKDTEEALRYISKKEADALEKELLEDYRFGKQQLIEILGHNCAMAVTKAFPLRTLPRKQPTILVICGPEQNGAIGLVCARHLRTYDYEPTIFYPKRSLDNLYKDFTIQCEKMDIPFLSYLPTEVQLINDAYNLVVDAVLGIEAESEEVKEPYYSILGTLKQIRIPIISLDIPSGWDAEARNPDGLNPDVLISLVAPKKCALQYSGKHHFVAGRFLPYDIQKKYDLNLPKYPGTESVVQL, encoded by the exons TAAAAAAGAAGCAGATGCTCTAGAGAAAGAGTTGCTGGAGGATTACCGTTTTGGAAAACAGCAGCTTATCGAGATACTGGGACACAACTGTGCCATGGCAGTTACCAAG GCTTTCCCTTTGCGAACACTGCCTAGAAAGCAGCCAACAATACTGGTGATCTGTGGTCCAGAGCAAAATGGGGCTATTGGCTTGGTATGTGCCCGACATCTGCGTACTTAT gattatgAACCTACAATCTTCTACCCTAAAAGGTCGCTAGACAACCTTTACAAGGACTTCACCATTCAATGTGAAAAAATGGACATCCCTTTTCTATCCTACCTTCCCACAGAA GTGCAGTTAATTAATGATGCATATAATTTAGTAGTGGACGCAGTGCTGGGGATAGAAGCAGAATCTGAAGAAGTGAAAGAACCGTATTACAGCATTTTGGGGACCTTGAAACAGATAAGAATTCCTATAATCAGCCTGGATATTCCATCAG GTTGGGATGCTGAGGCCAGGAATCCTGATGGTTTGAACCCTGATGTCTTGATCTCATTGGTGGCACCCAAGAAATGTGCTCTCCAGTATTCTGGGAAACATCACTTTGTTGCAGGAAGGTTCCTACCATATGACATACAGAAGAAATATGACCTCAACCTACCAAAGTATCCTGGGACAGAGAGTGTGGTGCAGCTTTAG
- the YJEFN3 gene encoding yjeF N-terminal domain-containing protein 3 isoform X2 has translation MSNSGFENKDTEEALRYISKKEADALEKELLEDYRFGKQQLIEILGHNCAMAVTKAFPLRTLPRKQPTILVICGPEQNGAIGLDYEPTIFYPKRSLDNLYKDFTIQCEKMDIPFLSYLPTEVQLINDAYNLVVDAVLGIEAESEEVKEPYYSILGTLKQIRIPIISLDIPSGWDAEARNPDGLNPDVLISLVAPKKCALQYSGKHHFVAGRFLPYDIQKKYDLNLPKYPGTESVVQL, from the exons TAAAAAAGAAGCAGATGCTCTAGAGAAAGAGTTGCTGGAGGATTACCGTTTTGGAAAACAGCAGCTTATCGAGATACTGGGACACAACTGTGCCATGGCAGTTACCAAG GCTTTCCCTTTGCGAACACTGCCTAGAAAGCAGCCAACAATACTGGTGATCTGTGGTCCAGAGCAAAATGGGGCTATTGGCTTG gattatgAACCTACAATCTTCTACCCTAAAAGGTCGCTAGACAACCTTTACAAGGACTTCACCATTCAATGTGAAAAAATGGACATCCCTTTTCTATCCTACCTTCCCACAGAA GTGCAGTTAATTAATGATGCATATAATTTAGTAGTGGACGCAGTGCTGGGGATAGAAGCAGAATCTGAAGAAGTGAAAGAACCGTATTACAGCATTTTGGGGACCTTGAAACAGATAAGAATTCCTATAATCAGCCTGGATATTCCATCAG GTTGGGATGCTGAGGCCAGGAATCCTGATGGTTTGAACCCTGATGTCTTGATCTCATTGGTGGCACCCAAGAAATGTGCTCTCCAGTATTCTGGGAAACATCACTTTGTTGCAGGAAGGTTCCTACCATATGACATACAGAAGAAATATGACCTCAACCTACCAAAGTATCCTGGGACAGAGAGTGTGGTGCAGCTTTAG